A window of the Streptomyces luomodiensis genome harbors these coding sequences:
- a CDS encoding carotenoid oxygenase family protein: MSGKPYVSGHYAPLALEATAWGLTVHGSLPPELTGRYLRNGHNPVPGVVPSHWFKGSGMVHGVRLRDGRAEWYRNRWVRTPALHDAVEAAAGGAGAAAASTAEGAEGAADLTASVAGTHVIEHAGRVLALQEANLPYELTPELATVGAYDFGGKLTRAMTAHPKEDPVSGELHFFSYSPLPPYLVYYVASRDGRIVREETIEGAGPSLMHDFGLTEHFVVWLDLPVVFDPAERSGIPYRWSDRYRPRIGVMPRTGPPRVTWCEVEPGALLHIANAYEDAAGRIVVEGPRYDRTAWQTSWKWWTGAPGHAPVPLVGSLRHRWILDPASGGVREEPLDDLVTEFPTINDSVLGRPSRYAYAVAFPGAGLEEYALVKYDTATGARQIAPTGPGRMPGEAVFVPAAGSGGGGEDDGYLLTIVSDLRRDASELIVLDAQDITAAPVATVELPHRVPAGIHGSWIPDASPGPW, translated from the coding sequence ATGAGCGGCAAGCCCTATGTCAGCGGCCACTACGCCCCTTTGGCGCTGGAGGCGACGGCCTGGGGGCTCACCGTCCACGGCTCCCTCCCGCCCGAGCTGACCGGCCGTTACCTGCGCAACGGCCACAATCCCGTGCCCGGGGTGGTGCCGTCGCACTGGTTCAAGGGCAGCGGCATGGTGCACGGAGTGCGGCTGCGCGATGGAAGAGCGGAGTGGTACCGCAACCGCTGGGTGCGGACACCGGCCCTCCACGACGCCGTGGAGGCGGCCGCGGGCGGTGCGGGGGCCGCGGCGGCGAGCACGGCCGAGGGGGCGGAGGGTGCGGCCGATCTCACCGCCAGCGTCGCCGGCACCCATGTGATCGAGCATGCGGGCCGCGTCCTGGCCCTCCAGGAGGCGAACCTCCCCTATGAGCTCACCCCCGAGCTGGCCACGGTCGGCGCCTACGACTTCGGGGGAAAGCTGACCCGGGCCATGACGGCGCACCCCAAGGAGGATCCGGTCAGCGGGGAGCTGCACTTCTTCTCGTACTCCCCCTTACCGCCCTATCTCGTCTATTACGTCGCGTCCCGCGACGGCCGCATCGTCCGCGAGGAGACCATCGAGGGTGCGGGGCCCTCGCTGATGCACGACTTCGGGCTGACCGAGCACTTCGTGGTCTGGCTGGACCTGCCGGTGGTCTTCGACCCCGCCGAGCGCTCCGGCATCCCCTACCGCTGGTCCGACCGCTACCGGCCGCGCATCGGGGTCATGCCGCGCACCGGGCCGCCCCGGGTCACCTGGTGCGAGGTGGAGCCGGGCGCCCTGCTGCACATCGCCAACGCCTACGAGGACGCGGCGGGCCGCATCGTCGTGGAGGGGCCGCGCTACGACCGCACCGCATGGCAGACCTCCTGGAAGTGGTGGACGGGCGCCCCGGGCCACGCCCCCGTCCCGCTGGTCGGCTCCCTGCGCCACCGCTGGATCCTCGACCCCGCCTCGGGCGGCGTGCGGGAGGAGCCGCTGGACGACCTGGTCACCGAGTTCCCCACGATCAACGACAGCGTGCTGGGGCGGCCCAGCCGCTATGCCTACGCCGTCGCCTTCCCCGGGGCCGGCCTGGAGGAGTACGCGCTGGTCAAGTACGACACGGCCACCGGAGCCCGGCAGATCGCGCCGACGGGGCCGGGCCGGATGCCGGGGGAGGCGGTGTTCGTGCCCGCGGCCGGGAGCGGAGGAGGCGGCGAGGACGACGGCTATCTGCTGACCATCGTCAGCGACCTCCGCCGCGACGCCTCCGAGCTGATCGTCCTGGACGCCCAGGACATCACGGCCGCCCCCGTCGCCACCGTGGAACTCCCCCACCGCGTCCCCGCGGGCATCCACGGCTCCTGGATCCCCGACGCGTCCCCCGGTCCGTGGTAA
- a CDS encoding TetR/AcrR family transcriptional regulator: protein MATARRERYRKQTREEAKAVALAQLAQAGTAGISVNAIAKEMGMTGPALYRYFASRDELLTELITDAYRDLAEAAAQAVADAAPADRFRALARTLRDWAKRQPDRYLLIFGTPVPGYQAPPETTEIAAGLMRTILDACATAGSAATGSGGAGSSGQPLTELEAELARHLEGAGPWVSGEEPGGELKGRALRTWTRLHGVISLDLQGQFTTMGFDPSVLFEAEIDALMRGG from the coding sequence ATGGCGACAGCACGGCGAGAGCGCTACCGCAAACAGACCCGGGAGGAGGCCAAGGCCGTGGCCCTGGCCCAGCTGGCCCAGGCGGGCACGGCGGGCATCTCGGTCAACGCGATCGCGAAGGAGATGGGCATGACCGGCCCCGCGCTCTACCGCTATTTCGCCAGCCGGGACGAGCTGCTGACCGAGCTGATCACCGACGCCTACCGCGATCTGGCCGAGGCCGCGGCCCAGGCCGTCGCCGACGCCGCCCCGGCCGATCGCTTCCGCGCCCTGGCCCGTACCCTGCGCGACTGGGCGAAGCGGCAGCCCGACCGCTATCTGCTCATCTTCGGCACCCCGGTGCCCGGTTACCAGGCACCGCCGGAGACCACCGAGATCGCGGCCGGGCTGATGCGGACCATCCTCGACGCCTGTGCCACCGCCGGGAGTGCCGCCACCGGCAGCGGCGGCGCCGGGAGCAGCGGGCAGCCCCTCACCGAGCTCGAGGCCGAGCTGGCGCGCCATCTGGAGGGCGCGGGTCCCTGGGTGTCCGGCGAGGAGCCCGGCGGCGAGCTGAAGGGCCGTGCGCTGCGCACCTGGACCCGGCTGCACGGCGTGATCAGCCTGGATCTGCAAGGCCAGTTCACCACCATGGGCTTCGATCCCTCGGTCCTCTTCGAGGCCGAGATCGACGCCCTGATGCGGGGCGGCTGA
- a CDS encoding medium chain dehydrogenase/reductase family protein, giving the protein MLTEVVLPGRVEPEGLQLRTRPLPEPGPGQALVAVEASGVSFAEQQMRRGKYYDQPPFPFVPGYDLVGTVVSTGPGVDPALRGRRFAALTKIGGWASHAVLDAGDLVEVPDGVGSAEAETMVVNGITAWQMLHRVAKVRPGATVLVHGANGGVGSTLVQLARLAGVEVIGTASPRHHDAVRALGATPLDYRDRDLSGRVRALAPGGVDAVFDHVGGEGIVDSFRLLARGGTLVSYGTAATRDVPGSSRAPVLKLLARLALWHLLPNGRRAHFFNLWAGRRRRAAYQARIRADLGQVLALLASGELTALVAARIPLTDAAEAMRLAESGTVAGKVVLVADQGARRGGEEGAR; this is encoded by the coding sequence ATGCTCACCGAAGTCGTTCTGCCGGGCCGGGTGGAGCCGGAGGGGCTCCAGCTCCGCACCCGACCGCTGCCCGAGCCCGGTCCCGGGCAGGCGCTGGTGGCCGTCGAGGCGTCGGGGGTCTCCTTCGCCGAGCAGCAGATGCGCCGGGGGAAGTACTACGACCAGCCGCCGTTCCCCTTCGTGCCCGGCTATGACCTGGTGGGCACGGTGGTCTCCACCGGCCCCGGGGTCGATCCGGCCCTGCGGGGGCGCCGGTTCGCGGCGCTCACGAAGATCGGCGGCTGGGCCAGCCACGCCGTCCTCGACGCGGGCGATCTGGTGGAGGTCCCCGACGGGGTCGGTTCGGCGGAGGCCGAGACGATGGTGGTCAACGGGATCACGGCCTGGCAGATGCTGCACCGCGTGGCCAAGGTGCGCCCCGGGGCGACCGTGCTCGTTCACGGGGCCAACGGCGGGGTGGGCTCCACCCTGGTCCAGCTCGCCCGTCTCGCGGGCGTCGAGGTCATCGGCACCGCCTCACCCCGCCATCACGACGCGGTGCGCGCCCTCGGCGCCACCCCGCTCGACTACCGCGACCGGGATCTGTCCGGCCGGGTGCGCGCGTTGGCGCCCGGCGGGGTCGACGCGGTCTTCGACCATGTCGGCGGCGAGGGCATCGTCGACTCCTTCCGGCTGCTCGCCCGCGGCGGCACGCTGGTCTCCTACGGCACGGCGGCCACCCGGGACGTCCCCGGATCGTCCCGGGCCCCGGTGCTCAAGCTGCTCGCCCGGCTGGCCCTGTGGCACCTGCTGCCGAACGGCCGGCGGGCGCACTTCTTCAACCTCTGGGCCGGACGGCGGCGGCGGGCGGCCTACCAGGCCCGGATCCGCGCCGACCTGGGGCAGGTGCTGGCGCTGCTGGCGAGCGGCGAGCTGACCGCGCTGGTGGCGGCGAGGATTCCGCTCACCGACGCCGCGGAGGCGATGCGGCTGGCCGAGTCCGGCACCGTCGCCGGAAAGGTGGTCCTGGTGGCGGATCAGGGTGCCCGCCGGGGCGGCGAGGAGGGCGCGCGATGA
- a CDS encoding inorganic diphosphatase: MEEHAEFDVVVEIPEGSRNKYEMDFETGRIRLDRMLFTSTKYPADYGFIDHTLGQDGDPLDALVTVAEPTFPGCVVLCRAIGMYCMRDEKGPDEKILCVPAHDPRYAGVQDIGDVPEFDRMEITHFFEVYKDLEPGKSVEGSHWEGRDRAYAEIAASRARAAETEVGRLRPP, from the coding sequence ATGGAGGAGCACGCTGAGTTCGACGTGGTCGTGGAGATCCCGGAGGGGTCCCGCAACAAGTACGAGATGGACTTCGAGACCGGCCGCATCCGGCTGGACCGGATGCTGTTCACCTCGACGAAGTACCCGGCCGACTACGGCTTCATCGACCACACCCTCGGCCAGGACGGCGACCCGCTGGACGCCCTCGTCACCGTCGCCGAGCCGACCTTCCCCGGCTGTGTGGTCCTCTGCCGGGCCATCGGCATGTACTGCATGCGTGACGAGAAGGGCCCGGACGAGAAGATCCTCTGCGTCCCGGCCCATGACCCGCGCTATGCCGGTGTCCAGGACATCGGGGACGTCCCCGAATTCGACCGGATGGAGATCACCCACTTCTTCGAGGTCTACAAGGACCTCGAGCCCGGCAAGTCCGTCGAGGGCTCCCACTGGGAGGGCCGCGACCGGGCCTACGCCGAAATAGCCGCCTCCCGCGCCCGAGCGGCCGAAACCGAAGTCGGCCGGCTCCGGCCCCCCTGA
- a CDS encoding TetR/AcrR family transcriptional regulator gives MNDSDRGAGQAARPKRADARRNQEALLEAAAAIFVTSGVEAPVRDIAAKAGVGTATIYRHFPTRADLIIAVYRHQVEACAEAGPALLETSATPHAALGQWIDLFVDFLVTKHGLAAVLQSDNAGFDALHAYFLDRLVPVCTQLLDAAAAAGEIHSDLRAYELMRGVGNLCIGAESDSHYDARRLAQLLIAGLRRPH, from the coding sequence GTGAACGACAGCGACCGCGGCGCGGGCCAAGCGGCCCGGCCCAAGCGGGCGGACGCCCGGCGCAACCAGGAGGCCCTGCTCGAGGCGGCCGCCGCCATCTTCGTCACATCGGGCGTGGAAGCGCCGGTGCGCGACATCGCGGCCAAGGCCGGTGTCGGGACGGCCACGATCTACCGCCACTTCCCGACCCGAGCGGATCTCATCATCGCCGTCTACCGGCACCAGGTGGAGGCCTGCGCCGAGGCCGGTCCGGCCCTGCTGGAGACCAGCGCGACTCCGCACGCCGCCCTGGGGCAGTGGATCGACCTCTTCGTCGACTTCCTGGTCACCAAGCACGGACTCGCCGCCGTGCTCCAGTCCGACAACGCCGGCTTCGACGCGCTGCACGCCTACTTCCTCGACCGCCTCGTGCCCGTGTGCACCCAACTGCTCGACGCCGCGGCCGCCGCCGGCGAGATCCACTCCGATCTGAGGGCCTACGAGCTGATGCGCGGCGTAGGGAACCTCTGCATCGGCGCGGAGAGCGACAGCCACTACGACGCACGTCGACTGGCTCAGCTCCTCATCGCGGGACTGCGCCGGCCGCACTGA